One region of Ferrimicrobium acidiphilum DSM 19497 genomic DNA includes:
- a CDS encoding helix-turn-helix domain-containing protein encodes MSRPRIIMRQIREVLRLSLSERRSIREISQACSLPKSTVSDYVKRAKQAGLSWPLREDLDDDGLESLLFGANTPPVHAKPMPDLGYLHRELKRPHMTLMLLWL; translated from the coding sequence GTGTCACGTCCCCGCATCATCATGCGCCAAATCAGAGAAGTACTAAGGCTCTCACTTTCCGAGCGCCGCTCAATACGAGAAATCTCTCAAGCCTGTTCGCTCCCAAAGAGCACGGTATCTGACTATGTCAAACGGGCAAAGCAAGCTGGGTTGAGTTGGCCGCTTCGAGAAGACCTTGACGACGATGGTTTAGAGTCCCTATTGTTTGGGGCCAACACGCCACCCGTTCATGCTAAACCAATGCCCGATCTTGGCTATCTACACCGGGAGTTGAAGCGTCCCCATATGACGTTAATGCTCCTCTGGCTCTGA